Proteins found in one Mytilus edulis chromosome 2, xbMytEdul2.2, whole genome shotgun sequence genomic segment:
- the LOC139513528 gene encoding uncharacterized protein isoform X1, protein MGKTKSTKYYRKQTRTRQAKGQMDENDVLIHMSEDIKKCWMNVSDISNIQDKWRRVEDSTITTAIRICMKLKGKQCYLTKLEQDDAFKFGLVYDEFSRLLYTIRLAYGEVESEIFSDEELSQRFYEKDIPALLELWGSCSLISADLMVALLIDNWNSTDDHDDLAKSLTVCSTSCVKQVVLSCDLVQHPIPDNIKDSTKSTVFTVIEHLTSACDSLVKIVKCASCMEEDHSAEDAILNMITWSLYGLNYISVNVLKPILVGNSEDVEDDLKKYSKSLESLFPLLRQLLKQHKLEPSDDIDSKQEEDSQNKEENDNKNKQTSKSKDKNKAKEDQSVEKTDEEKVEPSQPSIEDLLKTLEKEYEIFTKEFLGSGKVSICQEDPNGSDVSLFYRPEQYREIADCTVGSCDMKDRNDWIKDLPLTEDQTLVSDIYIVRNGPLKTSTDVEIDFIVLPVANSAERQIQVKVNNGGSWNDMDNVQQEVSEAKTHLSFKVSSMDAFIAYIDNPSESHEILPQGSTYTNADNEEIQVKFLPDIVDSPVKAHIKVVQHDSKEVTSYREKCLDSIMGIICLSDAVEIRTDEEVEVKKNMVVTVRMEDNPNTEKDSQLVVIRYNDTQVQVLDKSQCRITKDGTNFKVECKGLWSIAVARVKKIFLNMRDSLKKEFLVMSGKVQMCNLMTYIDDSSRDMSKGGAMFWLDFVEKNMLKEDIEMKLQMGFIEVKNSRSKDLAVKQNQTFDLAIEGQIKLTLSNGNGQNFKMTYLKGADNHVTIPIEVKRDQEKEPFATFKLSEDGSDTPIHVVAIPVRDLSELSSDDIASRPMIKLNENNNARDELKLKEEAAKCVLAHNSLMELSRELSERDVRKLSHQLGVSEDLIDKFKDQMDGDIVRTNFQTLCEWRGKTGRATMVDFLISSLRTCGRSDCANIIGQVRSRQRGLTREDFHR, encoded by the exons ACAAATGGATGAGAATGATGTTCTGATTCACATGTCAGAGGACATAAAGAAATGTTGGATGAATGTTAGCgatatatcaaatataca AGACAAATGGAGGCGAGTCGAAGATTCAACAATAACAACTGCCATTAGAATATGTATGAAGTTAAAAGGGAAACAGTGTTATCTTACGAA ACTTGAACAAGACGATGCATTCAAGTTCGGACTTGTCTATGACGAATTTTCAAGATTGCTGTATACGATCCGACTGGCTTATGGTGAAGTAGAATCCGAAATATTTAGCGACGAGGAATTATCGCAAAG GTTTTATGAAAAAGACATACCAGCACTATTAGAGCTTTGGGGAAGTTGCTCACTTATTTCTGCAGATTTGATGGTGGCCCTACTGATAGA TAATTGGAACTCCACAGATGACCATGATGATCTGGCTAAATCACTGACAGTTTGTTCTACGTCCTGTGTTAAACAAGTTGTCCTCAGCTGTGATCTTGTTCAACATCCTATTCCAGATAA CATTAAAGACAGTACGAAAAGCACAGTATTTACAGTGATTGAACATctaacaagtgcctgtgattcatTAGTAAAAATTGTGAAGTGTGCGTCCTGTATGGA agaAGATCATTCCGCAGAGGATGCTATTTTAAATATGATCACATGGTCTTTGTATGGACTCAATTACATCTCGGTGAATGTATTGAAGCCAATTCTTGTTGGAAA TTCAGAGGACGTGGAGGATGATCTGAAGAAATATTCCAAATCATTGGAATCCCTGTTTCCTTTACTACGACAACTACTGAAACAACATAAACTGGA ACCTTCAGATGACATTGACAGCAAACAGGAGGAGGATTCCCAGAATAAAGAGGAGAacgataataaaaacaaacaaacaagcaaaaGCAAAGACAAGAACAAAGCTAAAGAAGATCAAAGTGTAGAAAAAACTGATGAAGAAAAAGTTGAACCAAG cCAACCATCTATAGAAGATCTTCTAAAAACACTAGAAAAAGAGTATGAGATTTTTACAAAAGAATTTCTTGGAAGTGGAAA GGTGAGCATTTGTCAGGAAGATCCAAATGGAAGTGATGTCTCACTTTTCTATAGACCAGAGCAATATCGGGAAATCGCTGACTGTACAGTGGGATCATGTGATATGAAAGATAGAAATGATTGGATAAAAGATCTCCCTTTGACGGAAGATCAGACACTTGTTTCTGATATTTATATTGTTCGTAACGGACCACTTAAAACAAGCACCGATGTCGAAATAGATTTTATCGTTCTTCCTGTTGCTAATTCTGCAGAGAGACAAATTCAGGTTAAGGTCAACAATGGTGGCAGTTGGAACGATATGGATAATGTCCAACAG gaaGTTTCAGAGGCTAAGACTCATTTATCATTCAAAGTATCTAGTATGGACGCATTTATAGCTTACATTGACAATCCATCAGAGTCACATGAAATTCTGCCTCAGGGATCTACATATACTAATGCAGATAATGAAGAAATTCAAGTCAAATTCCTTCCAGACATCGTCGATTCACCCGTAAAGGCCCATATTAAA GTTGTTCAACATGACTCAAAGGAAGTGACATCATATAGGGAGAAATGTTTGGATTCTATAATGGGTATAATCTGCTTATCTGATGCTGTTGAAATCAGAACCGACGAAGAAGTAGAAGTGAAAAAGAACATGGTAGTCACTGTTCGTATGGAAGACAACCCTAACACAGAGAAAGACAGCCAGCTTGTCGTTATTCGATACAACGACACACAAGTACAAGTCCTGGATAAATCACAATGTCGTATCACAAAAGATGGAACGAACTTTAAAGTAGAATGTAAAGGACTTTGGAG TATTGCAGTAGCCAGAGTAAAGAAAATATTCCTAAACATGAGagattctttaaaaaaagaattcttaGTTATGTCtggaaaagtgcaaatgtgtaatCTTATGACATACATCGACGATTCGTCACGTGATATGTCGAAGGGCGGTGCAATGTTTTGGTTGGACTTCGTAGAAAAGAATATGCTTAAAGAAGATATTGAAATGAAATTGCAAATGGGATTTATAGAAGTAAAAAACAGCAGATCTAAAGATTTGGCTGTAAAACAAAATCAGACATTTGACCTTGCAATTGAGGGTCAAATTAAATTGACACTTTCTAATGGGAAcggtcaaaattttaaaatgacataTTTAAAAGGTGCTGATAACCACGTTACGATTCCAATTGAAGTCAAGCGTGACCAGGAGAAGGAGCCATTCGCAACATTCAAACTGAGCGAAGACGGATCGGATACACCAATACACGTTGTTGCAATACCAGTAAGAGACCTCTCTGAATTGTCTTCTG aTGATATTGCATCAAGACCCATGATAAAActaaatgaaaacaacaatgcAAGGGATGAATTGAAACTAAAGGAagagg CTGCTAAATGTGTTCTTGCACACAACAGTCTGATGGAGCTTTCAAGAGAGCTTTCTGAACGTGACGTCAGAAAATTATCTCATCAGCTAGGTGTCAGTGAGGATTTAATAGACAAATTCAAAGATCAGATGGACGGCGATATCGTCAGAACAAACTTTCAGACACTTTGTGAATGGCGTGGGAAAACAGGACGTGCAACTATGGTAGATTTTCTGATATCATCACTGCGCACATGCGGAAGAAGTGATTGTGCAAATATAATAGGTCAAGTAAGAAGCAGACAACGAGGTCTGACAAGAGAAGATTTCCACCGTTAA
- the LOC139513528 gene encoding uncharacterized protein isoform X2 gives MDENDVLIHMSEDIKKCWMNVSDISNIQDKWRRVEDSTITTAIRICMKLKGKQCYLTKLEQDDAFKFGLVYDEFSRLLYTIRLAYGEVESEIFSDEELSQRFYEKDIPALLELWGSCSLISADLMVALLIDNWNSTDDHDDLAKSLTVCSTSCVKQVVLSCDLVQHPIPDNIKDSTKSTVFTVIEHLTSACDSLVKIVKCASCMEEDHSAEDAILNMITWSLYGLNYISVNVLKPILVGNSEDVEDDLKKYSKSLESLFPLLRQLLKQHKLEPSDDIDSKQEEDSQNKEENDNKNKQTSKSKDKNKAKEDQSVEKTDEEKVEPSQPSIEDLLKTLEKEYEIFTKEFLGSGKVSICQEDPNGSDVSLFYRPEQYREIADCTVGSCDMKDRNDWIKDLPLTEDQTLVSDIYIVRNGPLKTSTDVEIDFIVLPVANSAERQIQVKVNNGGSWNDMDNVQQEVSEAKTHLSFKVSSMDAFIAYIDNPSESHEILPQGSTYTNADNEEIQVKFLPDIVDSPVKAHIKVVQHDSKEVTSYREKCLDSIMGIICLSDAVEIRTDEEVEVKKNMVVTVRMEDNPNTEKDSQLVVIRYNDTQVQVLDKSQCRITKDGTNFKVECKGLWSIAVARVKKIFLNMRDSLKKEFLVMSGKVQMCNLMTYIDDSSRDMSKGGAMFWLDFVEKNMLKEDIEMKLQMGFIEVKNSRSKDLAVKQNQTFDLAIEGQIKLTLSNGNGQNFKMTYLKGADNHVTIPIEVKRDQEKEPFATFKLSEDGSDTPIHVVAIPVRDLSELSSDDIASRPMIKLNENNNARDELKLKEEAAKCVLAHNSLMELSRELSERDVRKLSHQLGVSEDLIDKFKDQMDGDIVRTNFQTLCEWRGKTGRATMVDFLISSLRTCGRSDCANIIGQVRSRQRGLTREDFHR, from the exons ATGGATGAGAATGATGTTCTGATTCACATGTCAGAGGACATAAAGAAATGTTGGATGAATGTTAGCgatatatcaaatataca AGACAAATGGAGGCGAGTCGAAGATTCAACAATAACAACTGCCATTAGAATATGTATGAAGTTAAAAGGGAAACAGTGTTATCTTACGAA ACTTGAACAAGACGATGCATTCAAGTTCGGACTTGTCTATGACGAATTTTCAAGATTGCTGTATACGATCCGACTGGCTTATGGTGAAGTAGAATCCGAAATATTTAGCGACGAGGAATTATCGCAAAG GTTTTATGAAAAAGACATACCAGCACTATTAGAGCTTTGGGGAAGTTGCTCACTTATTTCTGCAGATTTGATGGTGGCCCTACTGATAGA TAATTGGAACTCCACAGATGACCATGATGATCTGGCTAAATCACTGACAGTTTGTTCTACGTCCTGTGTTAAACAAGTTGTCCTCAGCTGTGATCTTGTTCAACATCCTATTCCAGATAA CATTAAAGACAGTACGAAAAGCACAGTATTTACAGTGATTGAACATctaacaagtgcctgtgattcatTAGTAAAAATTGTGAAGTGTGCGTCCTGTATGGA agaAGATCATTCCGCAGAGGATGCTATTTTAAATATGATCACATGGTCTTTGTATGGACTCAATTACATCTCGGTGAATGTATTGAAGCCAATTCTTGTTGGAAA TTCAGAGGACGTGGAGGATGATCTGAAGAAATATTCCAAATCATTGGAATCCCTGTTTCCTTTACTACGACAACTACTGAAACAACATAAACTGGA ACCTTCAGATGACATTGACAGCAAACAGGAGGAGGATTCCCAGAATAAAGAGGAGAacgataataaaaacaaacaaacaagcaaaaGCAAAGACAAGAACAAAGCTAAAGAAGATCAAAGTGTAGAAAAAACTGATGAAGAAAAAGTTGAACCAAG cCAACCATCTATAGAAGATCTTCTAAAAACACTAGAAAAAGAGTATGAGATTTTTACAAAAGAATTTCTTGGAAGTGGAAA GGTGAGCATTTGTCAGGAAGATCCAAATGGAAGTGATGTCTCACTTTTCTATAGACCAGAGCAATATCGGGAAATCGCTGACTGTACAGTGGGATCATGTGATATGAAAGATAGAAATGATTGGATAAAAGATCTCCCTTTGACGGAAGATCAGACACTTGTTTCTGATATTTATATTGTTCGTAACGGACCACTTAAAACAAGCACCGATGTCGAAATAGATTTTATCGTTCTTCCTGTTGCTAATTCTGCAGAGAGACAAATTCAGGTTAAGGTCAACAATGGTGGCAGTTGGAACGATATGGATAATGTCCAACAG gaaGTTTCAGAGGCTAAGACTCATTTATCATTCAAAGTATCTAGTATGGACGCATTTATAGCTTACATTGACAATCCATCAGAGTCACATGAAATTCTGCCTCAGGGATCTACATATACTAATGCAGATAATGAAGAAATTCAAGTCAAATTCCTTCCAGACATCGTCGATTCACCCGTAAAGGCCCATATTAAA GTTGTTCAACATGACTCAAAGGAAGTGACATCATATAGGGAGAAATGTTTGGATTCTATAATGGGTATAATCTGCTTATCTGATGCTGTTGAAATCAGAACCGACGAAGAAGTAGAAGTGAAAAAGAACATGGTAGTCACTGTTCGTATGGAAGACAACCCTAACACAGAGAAAGACAGCCAGCTTGTCGTTATTCGATACAACGACACACAAGTACAAGTCCTGGATAAATCACAATGTCGTATCACAAAAGATGGAACGAACTTTAAAGTAGAATGTAAAGGACTTTGGAG TATTGCAGTAGCCAGAGTAAAGAAAATATTCCTAAACATGAGagattctttaaaaaaagaattcttaGTTATGTCtggaaaagtgcaaatgtgtaatCTTATGACATACATCGACGATTCGTCACGTGATATGTCGAAGGGCGGTGCAATGTTTTGGTTGGACTTCGTAGAAAAGAATATGCTTAAAGAAGATATTGAAATGAAATTGCAAATGGGATTTATAGAAGTAAAAAACAGCAGATCTAAAGATTTGGCTGTAAAACAAAATCAGACATTTGACCTTGCAATTGAGGGTCAAATTAAATTGACACTTTCTAATGGGAAcggtcaaaattttaaaatgacataTTTAAAAGGTGCTGATAACCACGTTACGATTCCAATTGAAGTCAAGCGTGACCAGGAGAAGGAGCCATTCGCAACATTCAAACTGAGCGAAGACGGATCGGATACACCAATACACGTTGTTGCAATACCAGTAAGAGACCTCTCTGAATTGTCTTCTG aTGATATTGCATCAAGACCCATGATAAAActaaatgaaaacaacaatgcAAGGGATGAATTGAAACTAAAGGAagagg CTGCTAAATGTGTTCTTGCACACAACAGTCTGATGGAGCTTTCAAGAGAGCTTTCTGAACGTGACGTCAGAAAATTATCTCATCAGCTAGGTGTCAGTGAGGATTTAATAGACAAATTCAAAGATCAGATGGACGGCGATATCGTCAGAACAAACTTTCAGACACTTTGTGAATGGCGTGGGAAAACAGGACGTGCAACTATGGTAGATTTTCTGATATCATCACTGCGCACATGCGGAAGAAGTGATTGTGCAAATATAATAGGTCAAGTAAGAAGCAGACAACGAGGTCTGACAAGAGAAGATTTCCACCGTTAA